A stretch of Coregonus clupeaformis isolate EN_2021a chromosome 37, ASM2061545v1, whole genome shotgun sequence DNA encodes these proteins:
- the LOC121553728 gene encoding C-terminal-binding protein 2 isoform X6, whose translation MWRQHFPGIRPQIMNGPMHPRPLVALLDGRDCTVEMPILKDLATVAFCDAQSTQEIHEKVLNEAVGAMMYHTITLTREDLEKFKALRIIIRIGSGYDNIDIKAAGEMGIAVCNIPSAAVEETADSTLCHILNLYRRNTWLYQALREGTRVQSVEQIREVASGAARIRGETLGLIGFGRSGQAVAVRAKVFGFNVIFYDPYLQDGLERSLGVQRVYTLQDLLYQSDCVSLHCNLNEHNHHLINDFTIKQMRQGAFLVNSARGGLVDEKALAQALKEGRVRGAALDVHESEPFSFTQGPLKDAPNLICTPHTAWYSEQASLEMREAAATEIRRAVTGRIPDSLRNCVNKEFFVTTAPWTVEQQQMQQQMQQQMHPELNGAAYRYPPGVVGVASGGIPGPMEGMMPGGVPITHTLPSGTHPSQAPSPNQPSKQGEPMRQHMTEP comes from the exons ATGTGGAGACAGCATTTCCCAG gtatCCGGCCCCAGATCATGAATGGGCCGATGCACCCTCGCCCCCTAGTGGCCCTGCTGGATGGGCGTGACTGTACAGTAGAGATGCCCATCCTCAAAGACCTGGCCACCGTCGCCTTCTGTGACGCCCAGTCCACCCAGGAGATCCATGAGaag GTGCTGAACGAGGCAGTAGGTGCCATGATGTATCACACCATCACCTTGACCAGAGAAGACCTGGAGAAATTCAAGGCTCTACGCATTATCATCCGCATCGGCAGTGGCTACGACAACATCGACATCAAGGCAGCCGGAGAGATGg GCATCGCGGTGTGTAACATCCCGTCGGCAGCGGTGGAGGAGACGGCAGACTCCACTCTGTGCCACATTCTCAACCTGTACCGGCGGAACACCTGGCTGTACCAGGCTCTTCGGGAGGGCACACGGGTCCAAAGCGTGGAGCAGATCAGAGAAGTGGCGTCCGGAGCCGCCAGGATCCGAGGAGAAACGCTGGGCCTCATCGGCTTTG GTCGTTCAGGGCAGGCGGTGGCGGTGCGGGCCAAGGTGTTTGGCTTCAACGTGATCTTCTACGACCCCTACCTGCAGGACGGCCTTGAGCGTTCGCTGGGTGTTCAGCGTGTCTACACTCTGCAAGACCTGCTCTACCAGAGTGACTGTGTCTCCCTGCACTGCAACCTGAACGAACACAACCACCACCTCATCAACGACTTCACCATCAAACAg ATGCGTCAGGGTGCGTTCCTGGTGAACTCTGCTCGGGGAGGTCTGGTTGATGAGAAGGCCTTGGCTCAGGCCCTGAAAGAGGGCAGGGTACGGGGGGCCGCCCTGGACGTCCATGAGTCAGAACCCTTCAG TTTTACCCAGGGTCCTCTGAAGGATGCGCCTAACCTGATCTGTACTCCTCACACGGCCTGGTACAGTGAACAGGCCTCACTAGAGATGAGAGAGGCCGCAGCCACAGAGATACGCAGAGCCGTcactg GCCGTATCCCTGACAGTTTGCGAAACTGTGTCAACAAGGAGTTCTTTGTTACCACAGCTCCCTGGACAGTGGAACAGCAGCAGATGCAGCAGCAAATGCAGCAGCAAATGCACCCCGAACTCAACGGTGCCGCGTACAG GTACCCCCCTGGTGTGGTGGGTGTGGCCTCGGGTGGGATCCCTGGGCCGATGGAGGGGATGATGCCCGGGGGGGTGCCCATCACCCACACCCTGCCCTCTGGTACCCACCCCTCCCAGGCCCCCTCCCCCAACCAACCCTCCAAACAAGGGGAGCCCATGAGACAGCACATGACCGAGCCATAA
- the LOC121553728 gene encoding C-terminal-binding protein 2 isoform X5, which translates to MALPDKHKVKRQRLDRICEGIRPQIMNGPMHPRPLVALLDGRDCTVEMPILKDLATVAFCDAQSTQEIHEKVLNEAVGAMMYHTITLTREDLEKFKALRIIIRIGSGYDNIDIKAAGEMGIAVCNIPSAAVEETADSTLCHILNLYRRNTWLYQALREGTRVQSVEQIREVASGAARIRGETLGLIGFGRSGQAVAVRAKVFGFNVIFYDPYLQDGLERSLGVQRVYTLQDLLYQSDCVSLHCNLNEHNHHLINDFTIKQMRQGAFLVNSARGGLVDEKALAQALKEGRVRGAALDVHESEPFSFTQGPLKDAPNLICTPHTAWYSEQASLEMREAAATEIRRAVTGRIPDSLRNCVNKEFFVTTAPWTVEQQQMQQQMQQQMHPELNGAAYRYPPGVVGVASGGIPGPMEGMMPGGVPITHTLPSGTHPSQAPSPNQPSKQGEPMRQHMTEP; encoded by the exons gtatCCGGCCCCAGATCATGAATGGGCCGATGCACCCTCGCCCCCTAGTGGCCCTGCTGGATGGGCGTGACTGTACAGTAGAGATGCCCATCCTCAAAGACCTGGCCACCGTCGCCTTCTGTGACGCCCAGTCCACCCAGGAGATCCATGAGaag GTGCTGAACGAGGCAGTAGGTGCCATGATGTATCACACCATCACCTTGACCAGAGAAGACCTGGAGAAATTCAAGGCTCTACGCATTATCATCCGCATCGGCAGTGGCTACGACAACATCGACATCAAGGCAGCCGGAGAGATGg GCATCGCGGTGTGTAACATCCCGTCGGCAGCGGTGGAGGAGACGGCAGACTCCACTCTGTGCCACATTCTCAACCTGTACCGGCGGAACACCTGGCTGTACCAGGCTCTTCGGGAGGGCACACGGGTCCAAAGCGTGGAGCAGATCAGAGAAGTGGCGTCCGGAGCCGCCAGGATCCGAGGAGAAACGCTGGGCCTCATCGGCTTTG GTCGTTCAGGGCAGGCGGTGGCGGTGCGGGCCAAGGTGTTTGGCTTCAACGTGATCTTCTACGACCCCTACCTGCAGGACGGCCTTGAGCGTTCGCTGGGTGTTCAGCGTGTCTACACTCTGCAAGACCTGCTCTACCAGAGTGACTGTGTCTCCCTGCACTGCAACCTGAACGAACACAACCACCACCTCATCAACGACTTCACCATCAAACAg ATGCGTCAGGGTGCGTTCCTGGTGAACTCTGCTCGGGGAGGTCTGGTTGATGAGAAGGCCTTGGCTCAGGCCCTGAAAGAGGGCAGGGTACGGGGGGCCGCCCTGGACGTCCATGAGTCAGAACCCTTCAG TTTTACCCAGGGTCCTCTGAAGGATGCGCCTAACCTGATCTGTACTCCTCACACGGCCTGGTACAGTGAACAGGCCTCACTAGAGATGAGAGAGGCCGCAGCCACAGAGATACGCAGAGCCGTcactg GCCGTATCCCTGACAGTTTGCGAAACTGTGTCAACAAGGAGTTCTTTGTTACCACAGCTCCCTGGACAGTGGAACAGCAGCAGATGCAGCAGCAAATGCAGCAGCAAATGCACCCCGAACTCAACGGTGCCGCGTACAG GTACCCCCCTGGTGTGGTGGGTGTGGCCTCGGGTGGGATCCCTGGGCCGATGGAGGGGATGATGCCCGGGGGGGTGCCCATCACCCACACCCTGCCCTCTGGTACCCACCCCTCCCAGGCCCCCTCCCCCAACCAACCCTCCAAACAAGGGGAGCCCATGAGACAGCACATGACCGAGCCATAA